A single genomic interval of Plantibacter sp. Leaf314 harbors:
- a CDS encoding inorganic diphosphatase, with protein MAEYDAVIEIPRGSRNKYEIDHETGRVFLDRVLFTSFVYPTDYGFFENTLGEDGDPVDVLVLLDFPTFPGVGIKVRPVGVLHMTDDGGGDDKVIAVQYKDPRWAHIQDLNDIPQATRDEIEHFFVHYKDTEPGKWARIDGWGDAAAAEKIILAGFEKLKAEGH; from the coding sequence ATGGCCGAGTACGACGCCGTCATCGAGATCCCGCGGGGCAGCCGCAACAAGTACGAGATCGACCACGAGACCGGTCGGGTCTTCCTCGACCGCGTGCTGTTCACGAGCTTCGTCTACCCCACCGACTACGGCTTCTTCGAGAACACCCTCGGCGAGGACGGCGACCCGGTCGACGTGCTGGTCCTCCTCGACTTCCCGACGTTCCCGGGCGTCGGCATCAAGGTCCGTCCCGTGGGCGTGCTGCACATGACCGACGACGGCGGCGGCGACGACAAGGTCATCGCCGTGCAGTACAAGGACCCGCGCTGGGCGCACATCCAGGACCTCAACGACATCCCGCAGGCGACGCGCGACGAGATCGAGCACTTCTTCGTCCACTACAAGGACACCGAGCCCGGCAAGTGGGCTCGCATCGACGGCTGGGGCGACGCCGCCGCCGCCGAGAAGATCATCCTCGCGGGCTTCGAGAAGCTCAAGGCGGAGGGTCACTGA
- the hpt gene encoding hypoxanthine phosphoribosyltransferase gives MEQSDISDDLTTILVTEQEIRDKLAELARRIEVDYAGKDVLLVGVLKGAVMVMADLARELRIPLSMDWMAVSSYGAGTKSSGVVQIRKDLDADLTNRHVLIVEDIIDSGLTLSWLLENFASRGAASIEVCALLRKPEAAKVHVECKYVGFDIPNDFVVGYGLDFDEKYRNLRDVGVLAPHVYA, from the coding sequence ATGGAGCAGAGCGACATTTCGGACGACCTCACGACCATCCTCGTCACCGAGCAGGAGATCCGCGACAAGCTCGCCGAACTCGCCCGCCGGATCGAGGTCGACTACGCCGGGAAGGACGTCCTGCTCGTCGGCGTCCTGAAGGGCGCGGTCATGGTCATGGCCGACCTGGCGCGCGAACTCCGCATCCCGCTGTCCATGGACTGGATGGCCGTCAGCTCCTACGGGGCCGGCACGAAGTCGAGCGGTGTCGTGCAGATCCGCAAGGACCTCGACGCAGACCTCACGAACCGTCACGTCCTGATCGTCGAGGACATCATCGACTCCGGCCTCACCCTCTCCTGGCTGCTCGAGAACTTCGCCTCGCGCGGCGCCGCCTCCATCGAGGTCTGCGCGCTCCTGCGCAAGCCGGAGGCCGCGAAGGTCCACGTCGAGTGCAAGTACGTCGGCTTCGACATCCCGAACGACTTCGTCGTCGGGTACGGTCTCGACTTCGACGAGAAGTACCGCAACCTCCGCGACGTCGGCGTGCTCGCCCCTCACGTCTACGCCTGA
- a CDS encoding M23 family metallopeptidase codes for MSKRLPGASRRGRTTTAGTVSSARWRGRLAAAVVMSLAIVGSFGIAGPASAADYPSWDDVQAAKGNEAAKAAEVTNIKNFIVQLQDELQVAQDEAQKRGTEFQAAEEAFFEADARATAIQAQADAKTTEADTATKQAGRVASQLYRSGGADLSLSLFLDGESKGATDLLSKLGNMNQVAEHSNGVYEQAVAARNTAAALGEQAGVARDERESLRQAAQAAMQAAQEAASAAAAKLEQNQELIVTLNAQLTALQDTTAKTVQDYEAGVAAAKAKAAAEAAARGQSADGGQLSSQGWAIPASGSISGTYGYRDPISTGGGSSGSFHRGTDIAGGCGIPIYAATSGTVTYAGWYGTYGNFILIDHGSGVSTGYAHIVDGGIQVGVGYQVSAGQVIAYVGTTGASTGCHLHFEVRINGNAIDAQPFMADRGAPLG; via the coding sequence ATGAGCAAGAGACTTCCCGGTGCCTCGCGCCGAGGCCGGACGACGACCGCCGGGACGGTGTCCTCCGCCCGTTGGCGCGGACGCCTCGCCGCCGCGGTCGTGATGTCCCTCGCGATCGTCGGATCCTTCGGCATCGCGGGACCGGCTTCGGCAGCCGACTACCCCTCATGGGACGACGTCCAGGCGGCGAAGGGCAACGAGGCCGCGAAGGCCGCCGAGGTCACGAACATCAAGAACTTCATCGTCCAGTTGCAGGACGAACTGCAAGTGGCCCAGGACGAGGCCCAGAAGCGCGGGACCGAGTTCCAGGCGGCCGAAGAGGCGTTCTTCGAGGCCGACGCCCGTGCGACCGCGATCCAGGCCCAGGCCGACGCGAAGACCACCGAAGCCGACACGGCCACCAAGCAGGCCGGTCGGGTCGCCTCCCAGCTGTACCGCTCCGGTGGTGCCGACCTCAGCCTGAGCCTCTTCCTCGACGGGGAGAGCAAGGGCGCGACCGACCTCCTGTCGAAGCTCGGCAACATGAACCAGGTCGCCGAGCACAGCAACGGTGTCTACGAGCAGGCCGTCGCCGCGCGGAACACCGCAGCGGCGCTCGGTGAGCAGGCAGGCGTCGCCCGCGACGAACGCGAGTCGCTGCGGCAGGCCGCGCAGGCCGCCATGCAGGCCGCGCAGGAGGCGGCGTCCGCGGCGGCGGCGAAGCTGGAGCAGAACCAGGAGCTGATCGTCACGCTCAACGCGCAGTTGACGGCGTTGCAGGACACCACGGCCAAGACGGTCCAGGACTACGAGGCCGGCGTGGCCGCGGCGAAGGCGAAGGCCGCAGCCGAGGCTGCGGCCCGAGGGCAGAGCGCCGATGGCGGTCAGCTCAGCAGCCAGGGCTGGGCCATCCCGGCGTCCGGCAGCATCTCCGGCACCTACGGCTATCGCGACCCGATCTCCACCGGCGGTGGCAGCTCGGGCAGTTTCCACCGGGGTACGGACATCGCGGGCGGGTGCGGGATCCCGATCTACGCGGCGACCTCCGGCACGGTGACCTATGCCGGGTGGTATGGCACCTACGGCAACTTCATCCTCATCGACCACGGATCGGGTGTTTCGACCGGCTACGCGCACATCGTGGACGGCGGCATCCAGGTCGGTGTCGGCTACCAGGTCTCCGCGGGGCAGGTCATCGCCTACGTCGGCACGACCGGCGCCTCCACCGGCTGCCACCTGCACTTCGAGGTCCGCATCAACGGCAACGCGATCGACGCCCAGCCGTTCATGGCCGACCGCGGCGCACCGCTCGGCTGA
- a CDS encoding DUF3180 domain-containing protein — MRRTTATPLIVLAGVGVVFGFLVEVASVSAGRASIIPPVTLTVSLVAVAIILIALSWPIRRSTTGHATRRIDPFRAMRVAALAKASSHAGALVAGATVGIMLFLLTRPILPALGSLWLVIASIVGSVALVVAALVAEWFCTVPKDDDDDAAPGGAPSHT; from the coding sequence GTGAGGCGGACCACCGCGACGCCGCTCATCGTGCTCGCCGGGGTCGGCGTGGTCTTCGGGTTCCTCGTCGAGGTGGCGTCGGTGTCCGCCGGGCGTGCCTCGATCATCCCGCCCGTCACCCTCACGGTCTCCCTCGTCGCGGTCGCCATCATCCTCATCGCCCTGTCCTGGCCGATCCGGCGCAGCACGACCGGGCACGCGACCCGACGGATCGACCCGTTCCGGGCGATGCGGGTGGCCGCCCTCGCGAAGGCGTCGAGCCACGCGGGGGCCCTGGTCGCCGGTGCCACCGTCGGGATCATGCTCTTCCTCCTGACCCGCCCGATCCTGCCCGCGCTAGGCTCGCTGTGGCTGGTGATCGCGTCCATCGTGGGATCCGTCGCGCTCGTCGTCGCCGCTCTGGTGGCCGAGTGGTTCTGCACCGTTCCGAAGGATGATGATGACGACGCCGCACCCGGGGGAGCCCCGTCCCACACCTGA
- a CDS encoding TetR-like C-terminal domain-containing protein, producing the protein MTDTPVSRTKFSRQLVIVGAAEFADAYGADALTLAALARHLDTSAPALLKHVRSTEDLRAAVASLALAHLASSIDIATSGLGGTPALTALAETYRRFALAYPGRYTLAFATTDVRTPTGDPADRELVLLVERTLAGRGLDSVAMTDAGRIVRAALHGFVSLELVDGFTRGAEPGASYAVLVDLLDRSSALGSRHLQETP; encoded by the coding sequence ATGACCGACACACCTGTCTCCCGGACGAAGTTCTCCCGCCAGCTGGTGATCGTCGGAGCCGCCGAGTTCGCCGACGCCTACGGAGCCGACGCGCTCACGCTCGCCGCCCTGGCCCGACACCTGGACACCTCGGCGCCCGCGCTCCTCAAGCACGTGCGGAGCACCGAGGACCTCCGAGCCGCCGTCGCGTCCCTCGCACTGGCCCACCTCGCCAGCAGCATCGACATCGCGACGAGTGGCCTCGGCGGGACGCCGGCGCTCACCGCGCTGGCCGAGACCTACCGTCGCTTCGCCCTCGCCTACCCCGGCCGGTACACGCTCGCCTTCGCGACGACCGACGTCCGGACCCCCACCGGCGATCCCGCCGATCGGGAACTCGTCCTCCTCGTCGAACGGACCCTCGCCGGACGCGGGCTCGACAGCGTCGCGATGACCGACGCCGGCAGGATCGTCCGCGCGGCCCTCCACGGCTTCGTGTCCCTCGAGCTCGTCGACGGCTTCACCCGGGGTGCCGAGCCCGGCGCGAGCTACGCTGTCCTCGTCGACCTCCTCGACCGTTCGTCCGCGCTCGGATCACGCCACCTCCAGGAGACGCCATGA
- the tilS gene encoding tRNA lysidine(34) synthetase TilS has product MNAVRPPLHPSVALLRKAVRDAIGRWSAAGSRAEGETDLLVALSGGADSLALAAATAFEASKLGLQAGAVIVDHGLQTDSAAVAARAADQARAMGLDPVLVRRVEVGADGGPEAAARDARYAALEGARVEAGASAVLLAHTLDDQAETVLLGLARGSGAGSLQGMSPVSGALVRPLLGVRRVQTREACAAMGLTPWDDPHNTDAAYTRVRVRERVLPVLESELGPGIKEALARTADAMREDAEAFEEMIEETIEEIVEHAEAGISVSAAALAANPAALRQRVIRYIVQSEFGVALSRTQTIEVARLVTDWAGQGPIDLPGCRAMRRDGRIVFSAR; this is encoded by the coding sequence GTGAACGCCGTCCGACCTCCGCTCCACCCGTCCGTCGCCCTGCTGCGGAAGGCGGTCCGCGACGCGATCGGCCGGTGGTCGGCGGCCGGCTCCAGGGCGGAGGGCGAGACGGACCTCCTCGTCGCCCTGAGTGGTGGGGCGGACTCGCTCGCTCTCGCCGCGGCGACCGCCTTCGAAGCGTCGAAGCTCGGGTTGCAGGCCGGTGCCGTCATCGTCGACCACGGCCTGCAGACGGATTCCGCAGCCGTCGCCGCCCGCGCGGCTGACCAGGCGAGGGCGATGGGCCTCGACCCCGTGCTCGTCCGGCGGGTCGAGGTCGGTGCCGACGGCGGTCCGGAGGCGGCTGCGCGCGATGCCCGGTACGCGGCGCTCGAGGGCGCACGCGTCGAGGCCGGGGCGTCGGCCGTATTGCTCGCACACACGCTCGACGACCAGGCCGAGACGGTGCTCCTCGGGCTCGCCCGCGGATCCGGCGCCGGCAGCCTGCAGGGGATGTCGCCCGTCAGCGGCGCCCTCGTCCGCCCGCTCCTCGGCGTCCGCCGGGTGCAGACCCGCGAGGCGTGTGCCGCGATGGGCCTCACCCCCTGGGACGACCCGCACAACACCGACGCCGCGTACACGCGCGTCCGAGTGCGCGAGCGGGTGCTCCCCGTGCTCGAGAGCGAACTCGGGCCGGGCATCAAGGAGGCGCTCGCCCGCACCGCGGACGCCATGCGGGAGGACGCCGAGGCCTTCGAAGAGATGATCGAGGAGACCATCGAGGAGATCGTCGAGCACGCCGAGGCCGGGATCTCCGTCAGCGCGGCGGCGCTCGCCGCGAACCCCGCCGCGCTCCGGCAGCGCGTCATCCGGTACATCGTGCAGAGCGAGTTCGGGGTCGCCCTCTCCCGGACGCAGACGATCGAGGTCGCGCGGCTCGTGACCGACTGGGCCGGGCAGGGACCGATCGATCTACCCGGCTGCCGGGCCATGCGCCGCGACGGCCGCATCGTGTTCTCCGCGCGCTGA
- a CDS encoding HNH endonuclease signature motif containing protein, translating into MTESTTSAVRAGDDYVAQLAEFSDEYADICRQQAVLAARAARLLARSAAYADALADSVVPAVYPPAERQALSRRSTCAALAMATRTPEQTVQRATNDAERLVNEAPAVLASLEAGRISARHAQTITDQLSDVPTAGRAAFLAAVLPVAEETTNANLRKRARALRERLHPESITARAVRSEADRRVEFEPAADGMAWVHLFTTAPIAQGVIERVEAAASESRAAGDTRTCMQLQADALAALALTGVTPEDVMASPVLPHPIEVQEHITPTVQITVPALSLAGVSDAPATLDGYGPIDPETAARLAVNAPSLTRILVQPETGAVLSVGRNQYRVPADLQRAVRLRDGTCRAPGCGRRARACDLDHSVAWDDGGTTDVGNLACLCRHHHRMKHLPGWNLEHGPGGVLEWTTPDGKHHRTEPDPAPF; encoded by the coding sequence ATGACCGAGAGCACCACTTCCGCAGTTCGAGCTGGCGACGACTACGTCGCGCAGCTCGCGGAGTTCTCGGACGAGTACGCGGACATCTGCCGGCAGCAGGCCGTGCTGGCCGCTCGGGCGGCCCGCCTCCTGGCCCGATCGGCGGCGTATGCCGATGCCTTGGCAGACTCGGTCGTCCCGGCCGTGTACCCTCCCGCGGAACGACAGGCCCTCTCGCGCCGGTCGACCTGTGCGGCACTCGCGATGGCGACACGGACACCCGAGCAGACCGTGCAGCGGGCGACGAACGACGCGGAACGCCTCGTCAACGAGGCGCCCGCAGTGCTCGCTTCGCTCGAGGCCGGCCGCATCTCGGCGCGGCACGCGCAGACCATCACCGACCAGCTCAGCGACGTGCCGACCGCCGGGCGGGCCGCATTCCTGGCGGCAGTGTTGCCGGTCGCAGAGGAAACCACCAACGCGAACCTGCGGAAGCGTGCCCGTGCCCTCCGAGAGCGCCTCCACCCGGAGTCCATCACTGCACGTGCGGTCCGCTCGGAGGCAGACCGTCGCGTCGAGTTCGAGCCCGCCGCCGACGGCATGGCGTGGGTGCACCTGTTCACCACGGCACCGATCGCGCAGGGCGTCATCGAGCGCGTCGAGGCCGCGGCCTCGGAGTCCCGCGCAGCCGGTGACACCCGCACCTGCATGCAGCTCCAGGCGGACGCCCTCGCCGCACTCGCCCTCACCGGAGTGACCCCGGAAGACGTGATGGCGAGCCCGGTGCTCCCGCATCCGATCGAGGTCCAGGAGCACATCACGCCGACCGTGCAGATCACGGTGCCGGCGCTCAGCCTGGCCGGTGTCTCCGACGCCCCGGCCACGCTTGATGGGTACGGTCCGATCGACCCGGAGACCGCGGCCCGCCTCGCGGTGAATGCGCCCAGCCTGACCCGGATCCTCGTCCAGCCGGAAACCGGCGCAGTGCTCTCCGTCGGGCGGAATCAGTATCGAGTCCCGGCCGACCTGCAACGCGCGGTGCGCCTCCGGGACGGCACCTGTCGGGCACCCGGCTGCGGGAGACGCGCCAGAGCGTGTGACCTCGACCATTCGGTCGCGTGGGACGACGGCGGCACGACGGATGTCGGCAATCTCGCCTGCCTCTGTCGACACCACCACCGCATGAAGCACCTCCCCGGATGGAACCTCGAACACGGCCCAGGCGGGGTCCTCGAGTGGACGACACCCGACGGGAAGCACCACCGAACCGAACCTGATCCCGCGCCGTTCTGA
- the folB gene encoding dihydroneopterin aldolase: MTDSITLTGLRAFAHHGVFDFEREAGQEFVIDVTVTLDLRPAAGGDELGATMHYGELAEAVVAAVERDPVDLIETVAERIAAVVLSNPRAEAVRVTLHKPSAPITVPFADVAVTIERTAADRAETGQAG; this comes from the coding sequence ATGACTGATTCGATCACCCTCACAGGCCTGCGGGCCTTCGCCCACCACGGCGTCTTCGACTTCGAGCGCGAAGCGGGGCAGGAGTTCGTCATCGACGTGACGGTCACCCTCGACCTCCGCCCTGCGGCAGGCGGCGACGAACTCGGCGCGACCATGCACTACGGCGAGCTGGCGGAAGCCGTCGTCGCCGCGGTCGAGCGCGACCCGGTCGACCTCATCGAGACGGTCGCGGAGCGCATCGCCGCCGTCGTGCTGTCGAACCCGCGAGCGGAGGCGGTGCGGGTCACCCTCCACAAGCCGAGCGCCCCGATCACGGTGCCGTTCGCGGACGTCGCGGTGACGATCGAGCGCACCGCCGCGGATCGCGCCGAGACCGGACAGGCCGGCTGA
- the folE gene encoding GTP cyclohydrolase I FolE, which translates to MTPGEHPANAAVGAAQAESDPGSASRPSVDRARIAAAVLEILDAIGEDPARDGLADTPTRVADAYAEFFSGIGQDAGEHLARTIPIEEGATSDAVLVRDIAFRSVCEHHLLPFLGTAHIAYLPDERVIGLGALPKVVDTIASRPQVQERLSEQIADVLEERLAPRGVLVVLEAAHGCVSMRGSRQLTSTTVTIASRGALADPAARAELMQLIGTTAEQAR; encoded by the coding sequence ATGACGCCCGGCGAGCACCCCGCGAACGCCGCGGTCGGAGCCGCGCAGGCCGAGTCTGATCCAGGCTCGGCCTCGCGGCCGTCCGTGGACCGTGCCCGGATCGCCGCGGCCGTCCTGGAGATCCTCGACGCGATCGGGGAGGATCCGGCCCGCGACGGCCTGGCCGACACCCCGACGCGCGTCGCCGACGCGTACGCGGAGTTCTTCAGCGGCATCGGCCAGGACGCCGGTGAGCACCTGGCTCGCACGATCCCCATCGAGGAGGGTGCGACGAGCGACGCCGTGCTCGTCCGCGACATCGCCTTCCGTTCCGTGTGCGAGCACCACCTGCTGCCGTTCCTCGGCACGGCGCACATCGCCTACCTCCCCGACGAACGCGTCATCGGGCTCGGCGCCCTGCCGAAGGTCGTCGACACGATCGCGTCCCGCCCGCAGGTGCAGGAGCGCCTGAGCGAGCAGATCGCCGACGTCCTCGAGGAGCGACTCGCCCCGCGCGGCGTCCTCGTCGTGCTCGAGGCGGCGCACGGCTGCGTGTCCATGCGTGGCTCGCGTCAGCTGACGAGCACCACCGTCACGATCGCCAGCCGCGGCGCCCTCGCAGATCCTGCCGCGCGGGCCGAACTCATGCAGCTGATCGGCACCACCGCCGAACAGGCCCGGTGA
- the ftsH gene encoding ATP-dependent zinc metalloprotease FtsH — protein MNVKRLFKGPIPYLIIAALVFWIGISLMSMNGFREVSTQEGLAFLEKGQVKEAVITDGDQRVDLTLTKADDEFGKQVQFYYVGARAADVVEAVDAADPSGGYNDKVPQPSWLLSMLGLLLPLLLIGVFFWLMLSGMQGGGNKVMQFGKSKAKLVSKESPKVTFDDVAGADEAIEELEEIKDFLKEPAKFQAVGARIPKGVLLYGPPGTGKTLLARAVAGEAGVPFYSISGSDFVEMFVGVGASRVRDLFQQAKENSPAIIFVDEIDAVGRHRGAGMGGGHDEREQTLNQLLVEMDGFDVKTNVILIAATNRPDILDPALLRPGRFDRQIGVDAPDLAGRKRILEVHGKGKPLAASVDLEVVARKSPGFTGADLANVLNEAALLTARSNAQLIDNRALDEAIDRVIAGPQRRTRVMREQEKLITAYHEGGHALAAAAMNNTDPVTKVTILPRGRALGYTMVLPLEDKYSVTRNELLDQLAYAMGGRVAEELVFHDPTTGASNDIEKATGIARKMVTEYGMTTDVGAVKLGQSSGEMFLGRDMGHQRDYSEEIAQRVDAQVRELIEAAHDEAWQVITTNRAVLDRLAAELMEKETLDHLQLAEIFKDVKKLPPRPVWLSSKKRPVGSGSAVGSTTFTAPIDSGAADGGVSSEPEPEAPVKPKRTRATKPRPATA, from the coding sequence ATGAACGTCAAGCGCCTCTTCAAGGGTCCCATCCCGTACCTCATCATCGCTGCTCTGGTCTTCTGGATCGGCATCAGCCTGATGAGCATGAACGGCTTCCGTGAGGTCTCCACGCAGGAAGGCCTGGCCTTCCTCGAGAAGGGGCAGGTCAAGGAGGCCGTCATCACGGACGGCGACCAGCGCGTCGACCTCACGCTGACGAAGGCGGACGACGAGTTCGGCAAGCAGGTGCAGTTCTACTACGTCGGCGCTCGTGCCGCCGACGTGGTCGAGGCCGTCGACGCCGCAGACCCCTCCGGCGGGTACAACGACAAGGTCCCGCAGCCGAGCTGGCTGCTGTCGATGCTCGGTCTCCTGCTGCCGCTGCTCCTGATCGGTGTGTTCTTCTGGCTGATGCTGTCCGGCATGCAGGGCGGCGGCAACAAGGTCATGCAGTTCGGCAAGTCGAAGGCGAAGCTCGTCTCCAAGGAGTCGCCGAAGGTCACCTTCGACGACGTCGCCGGTGCCGACGAGGCCATCGAGGAGCTCGAGGAGATCAAGGACTTCCTCAAGGAGCCCGCGAAGTTCCAGGCCGTCGGCGCCCGCATCCCGAAGGGTGTGCTGCTCTACGGCCCTCCCGGAACCGGTAAGACCCTGCTCGCCCGCGCCGTCGCCGGCGAGGCAGGCGTCCCCTTCTACTCCATCTCCGGTTCCGACTTCGTCGAGATGTTCGTGGGTGTCGGCGCGAGCCGCGTCCGCGACCTCTTCCAGCAGGCCAAGGAGAACTCGCCGGCGATCATCTTCGTCGACGAGATCGACGCCGTCGGTCGTCACCGTGGTGCCGGCATGGGCGGCGGTCATGACGAGCGCGAGCAGACCCTCAACCAGCTCCTGGTGGAGATGGACGGCTTCGACGTCAAGACCAACGTGATCCTCATCGCCGCGACGAACCGTCCCGACATCCTCGACCCCGCGCTCCTGCGTCCCGGTCGCTTCGACCGCCAGATCGGCGTCGACGCCCCGGACCTCGCCGGCCGCAAGCGGATCCTCGAGGTGCACGGTAAGGGCAAGCCCCTGGCCGCGAGCGTCGACCTCGAGGTCGTCGCCCGCAAGTCGCCCGGCTTCACCGGTGCCGACCTCGCCAACGTCCTCAACGAGGCGGCGCTGCTGACCGCGCGCTCGAACGCACAGCTCATCGACAACCGTGCCCTCGACGAGGCCATCGACCGCGTCATCGCCGGTCCGCAGCGACGCACCCGCGTCATGCGCGAGCAGGAGAAGCTCATCACCGCGTACCACGAGGGTGGTCACGCGCTCGCGGCAGCGGCGATGAACAACACCGACCCCGTCACGAAGGTCACGATCCTGCCCCGCGGCCGCGCCCTCGGCTACACGATGGTGCTCCCGCTCGAGGACAAGTACTCCGTCACGCGCAACGAGCTGCTCGACCAGCTCGCCTACGCGATGGGCGGCCGCGTCGCCGAGGAGCTCGTCTTCCACGACCCGACCACTGGCGCCTCGAACGACATCGAGAAGGCCACCGGCATCGCCCGCAAGATGGTCACCGAGTACGGCATGACGACCGACGTCGGCGCCGTCAAGCTCGGCCAGTCCTCCGGTGAGATGTTCCTCGGTCGCGACATGGGCCACCAGCGCGACTACTCCGAGGAGATCGCGCAGCGCGTCGACGCCCAGGTCCGCGAACTCATCGAGGCCGCACACGACGAGGCCTGGCAGGTCATCACGACCAACCGCGCCGTGCTCGACCGCCTGGCCGCCGAGCTGATGGAGAAGGAGACCCTCGACCACCTGCAGCTGGCCGAGATCTTCAAGGACGTCAAGAAGCTCCCGCCGCGTCCGGTCTGGCTGTCCAGCAAGAAGCGCCCGGTCGGGTCCGGTTCCGCCGTCGGCTCGACGACGTTCACCGCCCCCATCGACTCGGGTGCGGCAGACGGCGGCGTGAGCTCCGAGCCGGAGCCGGAGGCGCCCGTGAAGCCGAAGCGCACGCGCGCCACGAAGCCGCGACCGGCGACCGCCTAG
- the folK gene encoding 2-amino-4-hydroxy-6-hydroxymethyldihydropteridine diphosphokinase, giving the protein MQAVIALGANLGDRRATIAQACEDLAAVDGVLEVRPSPLVSSAAVKPAGVDESAPAYLNGVAIVRTRLRPLELLDELQRIELAHGRVREERWGDRTLDLDLLAYDDETIDDDRLTVPHPRAAERGFVVVPWLLLDPDATLPGVGRLDTLAAAKDGSVVPDDGAQP; this is encoded by the coding sequence GTGCAGGCTGTCATCGCGCTCGGGGCGAACCTCGGGGATCGCCGCGCGACGATCGCTCAGGCGTGCGAAGACCTCGCCGCCGTCGACGGCGTGCTCGAGGTCCGACCCTCGCCGCTCGTCTCGAGTGCCGCCGTCAAGCCGGCGGGCGTGGACGAGTCGGCACCCGCCTACCTCAACGGGGTCGCCATCGTCCGGACCCGGCTCCGGCCGCTCGAACTCCTCGACGAACTCCAGCGGATCGAACTGGCCCACGGCCGGGTCCGCGAGGAGCGCTGGGGCGACCGGACACTCGACCTCGACCTCCTCGCCTACGACGACGAGACGATCGACGACGACCGCCTGACGGTCCCGCACCCGCGTGCCGCCGAGCGCGGCTTCGTCGTCGTGCCGTGGCTGCTGCTCGACCCCGACGCGACGTTGCCCGGTGTGGGTCGCCTCGACACCCTCGCCGCCGCCAAGGACGGATCCGTGGTCCCCGACGACGGAGCGCAGCCGTGA
- the folP gene encoding dihydropteroate synthase, which yields MGVVNVTPDSFSDGGRYFDVDDAVAHGLELVAAGATVIDVGGESTRPGAARVDTREEQHRVAPVVSALAAAGVRVSIDTMSAETARAAADAGASIINDVSGGLADDRMPAFMAASGLDCVISHWRGHSVDMASRASYTDAAVDVARELDDRVSTLLGQGVDPQRIVVDPGLGFSKHTEHNWRILARLDLLLELGYPVLVGASRKRFLGALLRDDAPMTDRDLPSAVVSVLAVQAGAWGVRVHDVAATRLALDTLDAWQGGADD from the coding sequence ATGGGCGTCGTCAACGTCACGCCCGACTCCTTCAGTGACGGCGGCCGCTACTTCGACGTCGACGACGCCGTCGCGCACGGCCTCGAGCTCGTCGCTGCGGGGGCCACCGTGATCGACGTGGGCGGTGAGTCCACCCGGCCGGGCGCCGCTCGGGTCGACACCCGCGAGGAACAACACCGGGTCGCACCCGTCGTGTCGGCCCTGGCGGCGGCCGGGGTGCGGGTGAGCATCGACACCATGAGCGCCGAGACCGCCCGAGCTGCAGCCGACGCCGGTGCGTCGATCATCAACGACGTGTCCGGCGGGCTCGCGGACGACCGGATGCCGGCGTTCATGGCCGCGTCCGGCCTCGACTGCGTCATCAGCCACTGGCGCGGCCACTCGGTGGACATGGCGAGCCGTGCCTCCTACACGGACGCGGCGGTCGACGTCGCGCGCGAACTCGACGACCGCGTGTCGACCCTGCTCGGTCAGGGCGTCGATCCACAGCGGATCGTCGTCGATCCGGGGCTCGGCTTCTCGAAGCACACCGAGCACAACTGGCGCATCCTCGCGCGCCTCGACCTGCTGCTCGAGCTCGGCTATCCGGTGCTCGTCGGCGCCTCGCGCAAGCGGTTCCTCGGCGCACTCCTGCGGGACGACGCCCCGATGACCGATCGCGATCTTCCGAGTGCCGTGGTCAGCGTGCTGGCGGTCCAAGCCGGCGCCTGGGGCGTCCGCGTCCACGACGTCGCCGCCACGAGACTCGCCCTCGACACCCTCGATGCATGGCAAGGTGGAGCCGATGACTGA